The nucleotide window GAAGGCAAGCAATCGAACGACCATGGAACCATGTTGAGACTTACTTTTGTCAGAATATTCCTCGCCATTTCACTCCTGAGTACAGTGGGGGCGGCATGGGGTGTTGGCGCGGAGGAGGCTCCCGCCGGGATCAAGGCGCGGCCGAACATGCTCTTCTTCATCGCCGACAATTGGGCGTTCCCACACGCTGGTATCCTGGGAGACAAGACGGCGGAGACTCCGGCCTTCGACCGGCTGGCACGGGAAGGTGTTCTCTTCACGCATGTTTTCAATGCCTCTCCGATTTGCTCTCCGACACGCGCTTCCATCCTCACCGGGCGTCCGCCCCATCAGTTGGGCGAGGCGGGCAATCTATGGGGAGGGTTTCCCGGGTCGTTGAAAGTCTTTACCCGCATGTTGGAAGACGCGGGCTACGAAGTGGGGTTCTGCGGGAAACCGTGGGCTCCCGGTCGCTACAAGCCATATGGCTGGTCCATGAATCCGGTGGGCAGGGAATACAAGAGCTTCACCGATTTCCTGGCGGTGCGCGATCCGGCAAAGCCGTTCTTCTTCTGGATTGGCAACGTCGATACGGCGCTCCGCGATGCTTTCCAAGGATGGAACTACGATGAGGAATCCGTGAAAGGTATTGATGCGTCGGGCATCGTGGTGCCGCCCCAACTGCCCGACACGCCTGAGATCCGGCGCGACATCCAGGCCTACTACGGCGGAGTGCGTAAAATGGATCGGGCGCTTGCCGGCAGCGTGGGGGCGCTCGATCAGGCGCGGTTGCTCGATGAAACGGTGGTGGTATGCACCAGTGACAACGGCTGGCAGATGCCACGTGGTCTTGCCAATTGTTACGACGCGGGGTCACGTGTGCCACTGGCAGTCCGGTGGGGATCGCATTTGAAGGCCGGTCGGCGTGTGGATGACTTCATCAGCGGGACCGATTTCACCGCCACTTTCCTTGAGCTCGCCGGATTGTCTCCAACCGCGGAGATGACTTCCAGGAGTTTCGTGGATCTCTTGTTGGGGAGACAGGGTGGAAAGGCTCGCGACGCCGCTTTCATCGAGCGTGAACGCCACGCCAACGTGCGGCGTGGCAATCTCAGCTATCCGATGCGGGCCATCCGGACGGAAAGGTTCCTATATATTCGGAATCTCCGCCCCGACCGCTGGCCGGCGGGTGATCCCCAGGTGTATTTCGATGTGGGGGACTATGGTGACGTCGATGCATCCGCGGCCAAGAATTTCCTACAGGCCAACATCGGGAAGCCCGGCTTCCAGCGCTATGACCGCATGATTTTCGAGAAGCGCCCCGAGGAGGAGCTATACGACCTCGTCACCGACCCTGCCCAGGTTGTCAACGTGGCGGGGCAGGAACGGTATGCCGCTGCCCAGCAGGATCTGCGTAACAGGCTCGACCGATGGATGCGCGAGACGTCCGATCCACGGATTGATCCATCCTGTGATCCCTGGGATCACTACCCATATTACGCGCCAGGTGTGCTCAATGGGAAAAAGGCGGCGGAGCCTTATGCACCGCGTTAGAAGCCGTCTTGAATAGCTCAAAGGCATGTGCAGACGGAGATGAAAAGATGGGCCAAGTGGCCTTGATCCCATGAAATCTCAGCCGTTTGCCATCCGCGGTTTCACCCCGTCCGCTCGAATAGACGAAGGATGGGGTGAAACCGGGATTGCGCCATGAGAGGTATCCGAGGTGTAATGGTCAGTCGTATTTGTTGCCGAGGCGGAATACGTCGGGGAGTTTGTCCGAGTCTTCCACGAAGATATCGCCACGGTAGGTGCCTCGCTCCATGAGCAGGGTGCTCCCGCGCAGCGACGCGCTCCGGGTGACACCGTTGAGAGTGATGTTCTGGACATTGGAGCCCGTTACCAGTACCGCCGTTTGGGCAGCATCCCGGGCCTCGAGGTACGGAGCCTTGTTGCCATCAAGCTGGGCTTTCACCGTGTAGCTTCCA belongs to Luteolibacter ambystomatis and includes:
- a CDS encoding sulfatase family protein; this encodes MLRLTFVRIFLAISLLSTVGAAWGVGAEEAPAGIKARPNMLFFIADNWAFPHAGILGDKTAETPAFDRLAREGVLFTHVFNASPICSPTRASILTGRPPHQLGEAGNLWGGFPGSLKVFTRMLEDAGYEVGFCGKPWAPGRYKPYGWSMNPVGREYKSFTDFLAVRDPAKPFFFWIGNVDTALRDAFQGWNYDEESVKGIDASGIVVPPQLPDTPEIRRDIQAYYGGVRKMDRALAGSVGALDQARLLDETVVVCTSDNGWQMPRGLANCYDAGSRVPLAVRWGSHLKAGRRVDDFISGTDFTATFLELAGLSPTAEMTSRSFVDLLLGRQGGKARDAAFIERERHANVRRGNLSYPMRAIRTERFLYIRNLRPDRWPAGDPQVYFDVGDYGDVDASAAKNFLQANIGKPGFQRYDRMIFEKRPEEELYDLVTDPAQVVNVAGQERYAAAQQDLRNRLDRWMRETSDPRIDPSCDPWDHYPYYAPGVLNGKKAAEPYAPR